A stretch of the Notamacropus eugenii isolate mMacEug1 chromosome 2, mMacEug1.pri_v2, whole genome shotgun sequence genome encodes the following:
- the CCND1 gene encoding G1/S-specific cyclin-D1, translating into MEHQLLCCEVETIRRAYLDANLLNDRALQTMLKAEETCSPSVSYFKCVQKDILPYMRKIVATWMLEVCEEQKCEEEVFPLAMNYLDRFLSLEPLKKSRLQLLGATCMFVASKMKETIPLTAEKLCIYTDHSVRPEELLHMELLLVNKLKWHLAAMTPHDFIEHFLSKMPALEENKQIIRKHAQTFVALCATDVKFISNPPSMIAAGSVVAAVQGLHLGSTNSFLTYQRLTRFLSQVIKCDPDCLRACQEQIEALLESSLRQAQQHNSSSVPKNMEEEADLSYTPTDVRDVNI; encoded by the exons ATGGAGCACCAGCTGCTGTGCTGCGAGGTGGAGACCATTCGCCGGGCGTACCTCGATGCCAACCTTCTCAACGATCGGGCGCTGCAGACCATGCTCAAAGCCGAGGAGACGTGCTCGCCCTCCGTCTCGTACTTCAAGTGCGTGCAGAAGGACATCCTTCCTTACATGCGCAAGATCGTGGCCACCTGGATGCTCGAG gtGTGTGAGGAGCAGAAATGCGAAGAGGAAGTCTTCCCCCTGGCTATGAACTATCTGGACCGGTTCCTGTCCCTGGAGCCGCTGAAGAAGAGCCGGCTGCAGCTGCTGGGGGCCACCTGCATGTTCGTGGCGTCCAAGATGAAGGAGACCATCCCCCTGACGGCAGAGAAGCTGTGCATCTACACGGACCACTCGGTGCGGCCTGAGGAACTGCTG CACATGGAGCTGCTTCTGGTCAACAAGCTGAAGTGGCACCTGGCGGCTATGACCCCCCACGATTTCATCGAACACTTTCTGTCCAAGATGCCTGCGCTGGAGGAGAACAAGCAGATCATCCGCAAGCACGCGCAGACCTTCGTGGCGCTCTGTGCTACAG ATGTGAAATTCATTTCCAACCCCCCTTCCATGATCGCCGCGGGGAGCGTGGTGGCCGCTGTCCAGGGCCTGCACTTGGGGAGCACCAACTCCTTCCTCACCTACCAGCGCCTCACCAGATTCCTGTCTCAGGTTATTAAGTGTGACCCG gattGCTTACGAGCCTGCCAGGAGCAGATTGAAGCCCTCCTGGAGTCCAGCCTGCGCCAGGCCCAGCAACACAACTCGTCCTCAGTGCCCAAGAACATGGAGGAGGAGGCAGACCTGTCCTACACACCCACCGATGTGCGAGACGTGAACATTTGA